The Alicyclobacillus vulcanalis DNA window CGCGCAAGATCGCGATCATCAAGGTGGCCACGAAGTCCGAGGCGCAAAAGGCGCTCGAGGAGATTCAGTCCGGTACGCCCTTTGCCTCCGTGGCCAAGTCGATGTCCACCGACGCGGCGACGCGGTCGAAGGGCGGCCTCTTGGGCACCTTCAGTTTGGACGAGCTGAAGTCCGCGCAACCCGCCATCGCCGAGGCGGCGTTCGCGCTGAAAGCGGGGGCGGTCAGTTCGCCCATTCAGGTGCAGGGCGGATACGAACTCGTCCAGTGCCTGGCGATCACGCCAAAGCACGTCCAGCCCATGTCGGCTGTGCGATCGCAGATCATCCAGGATCTCAAGCAGCAGAATGCGGCGAGCGAGCCGAAGCTCGTGGCGCAACTCGCGAAGTCGGCTGACATCAAGATTCTGGATCCGTCCTACCAAGCCGTGCTCACGGCCATCAAGAACCCAACCTCGACCTGACCTGTGCATCGCCGCGGGTGAAGCGCCGGACGCTCGCTCGCGGCGATGGCTTTTGCCCAACGTTTCCCTTGCGTGTTGCGCCCGGCTCAAATTTCGGTTATCGTAATAGATACATCATCCATATCTCACCTGTGGTTCTTGGCCACGCGATACAAGCGGCAGCGCTGAATTCCTCCATCGGAGGAAGCGGGGGACCCAATCTGTGGGGTGAAACGACCACGTCGTGGGGCGCCTTTCCGCCCTAACCCGTCAGCTAACCTCGTAAGCGCCGGAAAGGGGACGATGCCATGTATCGCCGCTTTTTCCGCCAGTTCTATCCCCAGCAACCTCTCTGGTGCACCTCGTCCGCGGATCCCCCTCCACTGTCGCGCGCACATGCGCATGTTGCGCGGGCCCGTTCGCCGCGCTGGCGAATTTGGAGAGGGGGAAGATGATGGACGCGAAAACGGCAAATCTGCAAAACCCGGTGGAAGACGCGAAGTGGAGCCCGTTCCACCTGAAGCTGACCATCTATTCGTCCGGCGGACCGTTTCTCGATGGGTACATTCTGAGCATCATCGCGGTCGCGCTCACGCAGTTGACCCCGGAGCTCCACCTGAACGCCGTTTGGAGCGGGCTCATCGGCGCGTCGGCACTGATGGGCATTTTCATCGGCGGCCTGCTCGGATACGTGACGGATCGATTCGGGCGGCAGCTCATGTACACCATCGACTTCGTGCTATTGATTGTGGCCTCCATCCTGCAGTTTTTTGTGCACAGCGCGTGGGAGCTGTTCGTCCTGCGCGTCATCCTCGGCATCGCCGTGGGCGCCGACTATCCCATCGCGACGTCGCTTTTGACGGAGTTCGCGCCGCGCAAACACCGCGGGATGATGCTCGGGGTGACGGTCATCGCCTGGTACGTCGGCGCGACGGTCGCGTATCTCGTCGGCCAATGGCTTTTGGCCATCGGACCGGAGGCGTGGCGGTACATGTTGGCCTCCAGCGCCGTGCCGGGCATCGCGCTCGTCCTTTTGCGGCTGGGAACGCCGGAGTCGCCGCGCTGGCTTTTGCAGCAGGGAAGGCCGCGCGAGGCGCTCAAAGTGCTGCGCGAGGTGTATGGGCCGGGGGCCAGCCTGAAGCACATCGCCGTGCCGGAGGAGAAGCGCACCCGCACGAGCTATTGGACGCTGTTTAACCGCACGTACTGGAAGCGCACCGTCTACGTGGCTGGGTTCTTCACGGCTGCCGTGGCGCCGCTGTTCGCCATGTTGACCTTTGGGCCGACGCTGCTCGACGACTACCATCTGATGGACGGATCGTCCGGGTACGGTTCGGCGCTCGTGAGCGCCCTCTTCATCGTCGGATGTGTGCCCGCGCTGTGGTTGCTCAACCGGCTTGGCCGGCGCGCGACGATGATTGGCTCGTTTGCGGTCATGACCATCGGCATGGTGCTGCTCGGCGCATTCGCCAAAGGGCCGCTCTGGGTGATTGCCCTTGGCTTCCTCCTGTATGCGCTGTTCTCTGGCGGCCCGAACATCATGGAGTGGCTCGCGCCGAACGAGCTGTTTCCCACCGAGGTTCGCGGGACGGCCGTCGGCGTCACGACCTGCATCAGCCGCTTGGGCGCGGTGGCGGGCACGTACCTGTTGCCTTGGGCGCTCGCGCGCTACGGCGTGGGGCCGACCATGCTGGTGGGCGCGCTCGTGACCTTCGGGGGCTTCCTCATCTGCCTGTTCCTCGCGCCGGAGACGCGCGGAATGACACTGAATGCGGCGAGCGTGGGCGAGGACGCTCCCGTGGAGACCGCGCCTTCCGAGCGCAAGCTGCGCGTCGGTCGCTGAGCACGGCGCACGGCGACGCGCTTGCGCTGGGTCCGAGCCGTGCGGTGCCCGTGCAGCGCACGAAAAAGCCCTGGTTCCCGCTTCGGGTGTCCAGGGCTTTTTCGCGTGCAAATCAAGTTCGCACGGCCTGACTTTTGGCGAGGACGGCGATGAGCTGCCAGAGCGCACCGAGCCCGACGAGCGCATACACAAAGTGCGAGAGCCACGTCGCTCCGAAGATGGCCCCCACGAGGTTGTAATTGGCAAACCCAATCAGACCCCAGTTGATGCCGCCGATCACGACGAGCGCCCAGGCGATCCAGTCCACGGCATTCCAGCGCACGCTTTCACCTCCAAACCGACTCTGCGGCTAGCATGTTCGCGCGACGAGAGCGCTATGCGCCCCAGCTTTACGCAAATTTCCGTTGCCGATTCTCGCGCTGCACGTATATACTTGTGTCTGAATCTTTATTCAGGTCCTGTACACCGTTCAGGGCGCCGCGCAGAAAGAGACACGATAGGAGTGGACGGAGTGAAATCAGAACACCTGTTGGACGCGAGGACGGGGGTGGACGCACACTTTCCGCGAAACGCCGAGGGACACCTGCTGATTGGCGGCGTGAGCGCGGTTCATCTCGCCCTTCAGTTTGGCACACCGCTCATCGCCTACGACGAAGGGCTCATCCGCGACACGATTCGCGCGTTTCACCGCGTTTTT harbors:
- a CDS encoding MFS transporter codes for the protein MMDAKTANLQNPVEDAKWSPFHLKLTIYSSGGPFLDGYILSIIAVALTQLTPELHLNAVWSGLIGASALMGIFIGGLLGYVTDRFGRQLMYTIDFVLLIVASILQFFVHSAWELFVLRVILGIAVGADYPIATSLLTEFAPRKHRGMMLGVTVIAWYVGATVAYLVGQWLLAIGPEAWRYMLASSAVPGIALVLLRLGTPESPRWLLQQGRPREALKVLREVYGPGASLKHIAVPEEKRTRTSYWTLFNRTYWKRTVYVAGFFTAAVAPLFAMLTFGPTLLDDYHLMDGSSGYGSALVSALFIVGCVPALWLLNRLGRRATMIGSFAVMTIGMVLLGAFAKGPLWVIALGFLLYALFSGGPNIMEWLAPNELFPTEVRGTAVGVTTCISRLGAVAGTYLLPWALARYGVGPTMLVGALVTFGGFLICLFLAPETRGMTLNAASVGEDAPVETAPSERKLRVGR
- a CDS encoding DUF378 domain-containing protein → MRWNAVDWIAWALVVIGGINWGLIGFANYNLVGAIFGATWLSHFVYALVGLGALWQLIAVLAKSQAVRT